The following are encoded in a window of bacterium genomic DNA:
- a CDS encoding DUF4185 domain-containing protein: MILFCAKAKKLRPKTGPFSFHVFKALIIWAGVLATCFCFPPAAPGDAKKPLGSGLLLPRDDAWLGADGAISVPLAENLRLWLFGDTWLRHQDGTLKLVPNSVGVQEGECSDAFEPHWGQASTAAFGSTEPKGRWLWPAGGVLLQKGIFLVFHHMERRGPGPWDFAVLGSQLVSIADARAPPCSWHMRSKRLPWTAEDFLPACSPVIQGGYVLIFGTRSLGAQRGLFLARLEKRFFAGLELETGWEFWAGEKGWSVLLKEAQPLLEGVGTEVTVASDPRGQGWIIVYSPGGISPQIVLRRAPAPQGPWGKPQDLFTCPEAASQSLYCYGAKFHPGCSSVGLWVTYSVNSKDGLFPGPDTAKPRWLLLPHP; encoded by the coding sequence TTGATCCTTTTCTGCGCAAAGGCTAAAAAACTAAGGCCCAAGACAGGCCCCTTTTCCTTTCATGTGTTCAAGGCGCTGATCATATGGGCTGGGGTGCTTGCGACATGTTTTTGCTTTCCGCCAGCCGCTCCGGGGGATGCCAAGAAACCTCTGGGTTCTGGCCTTCTTTTGCCCAGGGATGATGCCTGGCTGGGGGCGGACGGGGCCATTTCGGTCCCTTTGGCTGAAAACCTCAGGCTTTGGCTCTTCGGGGATACCTGGCTAAGACACCAAGATGGAACCCTAAAGCTGGTTCCCAATTCTGTGGGCGTACAAGAGGGTGAGTGCTCTGATGCTTTTGAACCCCACTGGGGGCAGGCATCCACAGCAGCCTTTGGCAGCACAGAACCCAAGGGAAGGTGGCTTTGGCCAGCCGGGGGGGTCTTGCTTCAAAAAGGGATTTTTCTTGTCTTTCACCACATGGAGAGAAGGGGCCCGGGCCCCTGGGACTTCGCAGTCTTGGGCTCTCAGTTGGTAAGTATAGCGGATGCCAGGGCCCCACCTTGCTCATGGCACATGCGCTCCAAGAGACTTCCGTGGACAGCAGAGGACTTCCTGCCGGCCTGTTCTCCTGTGATCCAAGGCGGTTACGTGCTGATATTTGGTACCAGGTCTCTGGGGGCACAAAGAGGGCTTTTTCTGGCAAGGTTGGAAAAGCGTTTCTTTGCTGGCCTGGAGTTGGAGACAGGTTGGGAGTTTTGGGCAGGAGAAAAGGGTTGGAGTGTTCTTCTCAAGGAAGCTCAACCTCTTCTGGAGGGAGTGGGCACAGAGGTCACGGTGGCAAGTGATCCCCGGGGGCAGGGATGGATAATTGTTTACAGCCCAGGAGGCATCTCACCCCAAATTGTCTTGCGCAGGGCTCCGGCTCCCCAAGGGCCCTGGGGTAAACCACAAGACCTTTTTACCTGCCCCGAGGCTGCTTCCCAAAGCCTTTATTGTTACGGAGCCAAATTCCACCCGGGCTGTTCATCTGTGGGCTTATGGGTAACCTATAGCGTAAATTCCAAAGACGGGCTATTCCCGGGCCCGGATACTGCCAAGCCTCGTTGGCTTCTGTTGCCCCATCCTTGA
- a CDS encoding MoxR family ATPase, whose product MAVEKQRMVFTGGSKYVLDEELAKIVNISMALEMPLLLKGEPGTGKTMLAHAIAESLHMPLIVLNVKSSMKLVDALYQYDTLTRLNDSRFGDSKRDVSNIEEYIRMGKIGQAFVSDERVVLLIDEIDKADTDFQDDMLDVLDQMSFDIIEIDKTIKAKHRPVVVITSNAKKDLSDPFLGRCNFHHIAFPDQEMMRRIVRVHFPDIEKDLLESAVATFYRLREIRNIEKKPATRELINWIRALRSDPDFRLRDLQKGQVPYLGVLFKKSPDYSVAQAAVGRFRI is encoded by the coding sequence ATGGCAGTGGAAAAGCAGCGCATGGTCTTCACCGGCGGCTCCAAGTATGTGCTGGATGAGGAGTTGGCCAAGATAGTCAACATCTCCATGGCCTTGGAGATGCCCCTGCTTCTAAAGGGAGAGCCCGGCACGGGCAAAACCATGCTGGCCCACGCCATAGCCGAGTCACTTCACATGCCTCTTATCGTGCTCAATGTGAAGTCCAGCATGAAGCTCGTAGATGCCTTGTATCAATATGATACCCTTACCCGTCTTAATGACAGCAGATTTGGGGACTCAAAAAGGGATGTCAGCAACATAGAGGAATATATCCGCATGGGCAAGATCGGGCAGGCCTTTGTATCGGATGAAAGGGTGGTCCTGCTCATAGACGAAATAGACAAGGCCGACACCGACTTCCAGGACGATATGCTGGATGTCTTGGACCAGATGTCCTTTGACATAATCGAGATAGACAAGACCATCAAGGCCAAACACAGGCCGGTGGTGGTGATAACTTCCAACGCCAAGAAGGACCTTTCGGATCCCTTTCTGGGCCGATGCAATTTTCACCACATAGCCTTTCCCGACCAGGAAATGATGAGAAGAATCGTCAGGGTACATTTCCCGGACATCGAGAAAGATTTGTTGGAAAGTGCAGTTGCCACCTTCTACAGGCTCAGGGAGATCCGAAACATAGAAAAAAAGCCCGCCACTCGTGAGCTCATCAACTGGATCAGAGCCCTCCGGTCAGATCCGGATTTCCGTCTGCGGGACTTGCAGAAGGGTCAGGTACCTTACCTGGGAGTGTTGTTCAAGAAAAGCCCGGATTATTCTGTGGCACAGGCTGCTGTGGGGCGTTTCAGGATATAG
- a CDS encoding PAS domain S-box protein, with protein sequence MDRFRLIVEQLPEALCVARGAKVLFMNPRAQQLLGVQQDKDICLEDFIQIQEDSGWSGLEESFQQAALKQHSLLRLLGRDGKLHWVRMQGVPITWEGEQAFLYCIIDMTRQRCLEEDLRASEERYRTAIEHASDGVAMVRGEQHIYVNQRFLDIFGYERPEEVVGKPISMVVHPEDRQRVMEMNLRRQKGEPVPSRYEVKGIRENGAPIYVEVSATRTSYRGEPVSLVYVRDITERKWMEEALQRSRDFYLTLFEEFPTMIWRLGVDGHCDYLNRAWLDFTGRTLQQDKGEGWLEVIHPEDLEGFKALLAKALSQQEPFCAELRARRRDGVWRWVLKIGKPFHGLNGEFSGYIGASFDITERKQQEEELRLNATLDPLTALPNRRLLEDRLKMALAQASRKNLSVGLILMDLDNFKEVNDKLGHLAGDELLVELGRRLCALVRGGDTVARLGGDEFVVVLPEIPRAREAYKVAKRILEAIRKPFCIHGQNLYMSSSLGVAIFPDHGGSPEVLLQRADQALYQAKARGGNQALIFHPSSEMARVPKHLGKPN encoded by the coding sequence ATGGACAGATTCCGCTTGATAGTGGAGCAGCTTCCTGAGGCCCTTTGCGTAGCAAGAGGCGCCAAGGTCCTGTTCATGAATCCCAGGGCCCAGCAGCTCTTGGGAGTCCAACAAGATAAGGATATATGCCTGGAGGATTTCATCCAGATCCAAGAAGACTCAGGGTGGAGCGGCCTGGAAGAGTCTTTTCAGCAAGCTGCTCTAAAGCAGCATTCCTTGCTTAGGCTCCTGGGACGGGATGGAAAGCTTCATTGGGTCCGAATGCAGGGGGTTCCCATAACCTGGGAGGGAGAGCAGGCCTTTCTTTATTGCATCATTGACATGACTCGCCAACGCTGCTTGGAGGAAGACCTTCGAGCCTCTGAGGAAAGGTACCGCACGGCCATCGAACATGCCAGCGATGGAGTGGCCATGGTCAGGGGCGAGCAGCATATCTATGTGAACCAGAGGTTTCTTGACATCTTCGGGTACGAAAGGCCAGAAGAGGTTGTGGGCAAGCCCATCTCCATGGTGGTCCACCCCGAAGACCGCCAAAGGGTCATGGAGATGAATCTTCGAAGACAGAAAGGAGAGCCGGTGCCCTCAAGGTATGAAGTCAAGGGCATCAGGGAAAACGGGGCACCCATCTATGTGGAGGTCTCGGCCACAAGAACCAGCTACAGAGGGGAGCCTGTCTCCCTGGTTTATGTCCGGGACATTACCGAAAGAAAGTGGATGGAAGAGGCTCTGCAACGTTCCCGTGACTTCTACCTCACCCTCTTTGAAGAATTTCCGACAATGATCTGGAGATTGGGGGTGGACGGCCATTGCGATTACCTCAATAGGGCATGGTTGGACTTCACAGGTAGAACCCTGCAGCAGGACAAGGGTGAGGGCTGGTTGGAGGTGATCCACCCCGAAGATCTGGAAGGATTCAAAGCACTGCTGGCCAAGGCCCTTTCACAGCAGGAGCCCTTCTGCGCCGAGCTTCGAGCTCGTAGAAGAGATGGTGTTTGGAGATGGGTCTTGAAGATCGGCAAGCCCTTCCATGGACTAAACGGTGAGTTCTCAGGCTATATCGGGGCCTCCTTCGACATAACGGAGCGTAAACAACAGGAAGAGGAGCTGAGGCTAAACGCCACCCTTGACCCCCTCACCGCTCTTCCCAACCGAAGACTCCTGGAGGACCGCCTCAAGATGGCCTTGGCCCAGGCTTCAAGGAAGAATCTGAGTGTGGGCCTGATCTTGATGGACCTGGACAATTTCAAGGAAGTCAACGACAAGTTGGGCCACCTGGCAGGCGATGAGTTGTTGGTGGAGTTGGGCAGAAGGCTCTGCGCCCTGGTCAGGGGCGGTGACACGGTGGCACGCCTGGGGGGAGACGAATTCGTGGTGGTTCTGCCGGAGATTCCCCGGGCAAGGGAGGCTTATAAGGTGGCCAAGAGAATCCTGGAGGCCATCCGCAAGCCCTTCTGCATCCATGGGCAGAATCTGTACATGAGCTCCAGCCTAGGGGTGGCCATTTTCCCGGACCATGGAGGCTCCCCTGAGGTTTTATTGCAAAGAGCGGATCAGGCTCTCTATCAGGCCAAAGCCAGAGGGGGAAACCAAGCCCTGATCTTCCATCCATCCTCGGAGATGGCAAGAGTTCCAAAGCACTTGGGCAAGCCCAACTAG
- a CDS encoding cytidylate kinase-like family protein: protein MPIVTISRGSYSHGKEVAERVAQRLGYECIAREVLLEASQQFNVPEVQLIEAIEVAPSAFDPLTHKKRRFVAYIQAALLRKVQADNVVYHGFAGHFFLRTVPNVIKVRILADLEERIRIVMDRDGLNWGEAARTIEKLDEQRTRWSLALYNMDPADPALYDLIFNIRQLSVEGAVDLICQAVSLPEFRTTPEALQRIQDLLLEAEVRIALGEMGLEFLVHAEKGKVRVDTRSPRGNEERVRKEIHGALSGISGIQEVRVEVLPVS, encoded by the coding sequence ATGCCCATAGTTACCATCTCCAGGGGTTCTTATAGCCATGGCAAGGAAGTAGCCGAGAGGGTAGCCCAGAGGCTTGGCTACGAATGCATAGCGCGGGAGGTTTTGTTGGAAGCCTCCCAGCAGTTCAATGTGCCCGAGGTGCAGCTCATAGAGGCCATAGAGGTGGCCCCTTCAGCCTTCGATCCACTGACACACAAGAAGAGGCGTTTTGTGGCCTATATTCAAGCAGCACTCCTGAGAAAGGTCCAGGCCGACAACGTTGTGTACCACGGCTTTGCCGGGCATTTTTTCCTCCGTACAGTGCCCAATGTGATAAAGGTGAGGATCTTGGCAGACCTGGAGGAAAGAATACGCATAGTCATGGATAGAGACGGCCTCAACTGGGGAGAGGCGGCCAGAACCATAGAGAAATTGGACGAACAGAGAACTCGCTGGAGCCTGGCTCTGTACAACATGGATCCTGCGGATCCGGCTCTGTACGATCTCATCTTCAACATAAGGCAGCTCTCTGTGGAAGGGGCAGTAGACCTCATTTGCCAGGCAGTCTCCTTGCCAGAATTCAGGACTACACCAGAGGCATTGCAGAGGATACAGGACCTCCTTCTGGAAGCCGAGGTGAGAATAGCTTTGGGGGAGATGGGACTGGAGTTTCTGGTGCATGCTGAAAAAGGAAAGGTGCGGGTGGACACACGTTCTCCTCGCGGGAATGAGGAGAGGGTTCGAAAGGAAATACATGGTGCCCTTTCGGGGATTTCTGGAATCCAGGAGGTCAGGGTGGAGGTGCTCCCGGTGTCCTGA
- the yedF gene encoding sulfurtransferase-like selenium metabolism protein YedF, with product MEKKLLDCRGFSCPQPVIMTRQALEEMAESHLEVLLDNEASMTNVMRFAQSQGHKVMKDSSEMGQYRVLIEKAEGLTKTVSEPSSTACQIMEAPRSLVIYVSSESLGRGDEELGRVLMRAYLDTLAQFAKEISHVIFINSGVKLAVEGSPVLEQIQALERMGAQVLCCGTCLNHFQLADKLQVGSISNMLAILEVLSKAARVMSL from the coding sequence ATGGAAAAAAAGCTCTTGGATTGCAGGGGGTTTTCCTGTCCTCAGCCGGTCATAATGACCCGTCAAGCTCTGGAGGAGATGGCAGAGAGCCACCTAGAGGTGCTCTTGGACAACGAGGCCTCCATGACAAATGTGATGCGTTTTGCCCAAAGCCAGGGCCACAAGGTAATGAAGGACAGCTCTGAGATGGGCCAATACAGGGTCTTGATAGAGAAGGCCGAGGGCCTAACAAAGACTGTCTCCGAACCCTCTTCCACAGCATGCCAAATCATGGAGGCCCCCAGGTCCCTGGTAATCTATGTCTCATCAGAGAGCTTGGGGAGGGGTGATGAGGAGCTGGGGCGGGTTCTGATGAGAGCGTACCTGGATACCCTTGCCCAGTTCGCCAAAGAGATCTCCCATGTTATCTTCATCAACTCCGGGGTCAAGCTGGCGGTTGAAGGCTCTCCAGTCTTGGAGCAGATTCAAGCCCTGGAACGAATGGGAGCCCAGGTGCTTTGCTGCGGCACCTGTTTGAATCATTTTCAGTTGGCCGACAAGCTACAAGTGGGCTCCATATCCAACATGCTTGCCATTTTGGAGGTGCTTTCAAAGGCTGCTAGGGTGATGAGCCTGTGA
- a CDS encoding MBL fold metallo-hydrolase — MRPLFHPRLVHGPFGDPGLYVAWMHKRRAVLFDLPELAPLQTKELLKISHVFVSHTHMDHFMGLDRLIRLTLGRNRKLRIFGPSPILEQTAQRLGSYTWNLVQDYKERLVLEITQLRGNFLEKASLDCREKFRDRGLREVELFQGVLWEEPGLRVRAVLLDHKVPSMAFSLEEPLHVEVLRGRLEENGLKPGAWLRTLREKIMEGVCPETLLEVSPREKGPLPLSWLQQNLVRCSKGQKIGYVVDAAPTQENLGKIARLIQGADLLFVEAPFLDRELTRATQRAHLTARKAGEVAALAGVGKVIPFHFSPKYGPDPSPLIKEVQQGFEAMMEKLSG, encoded by the coding sequence TTGAGACCGCTTTTCCATCCCAGGCTTGTACATGGCCCTTTCGGGGATCCAGGGCTCTATGTTGCCTGGATGCACAAGAGGAGGGCGGTCCTGTTCGATCTGCCAGAGCTTGCTCCTCTTCAGACAAAAGAGCTGCTCAAGATCTCCCACGTTTTCGTTTCCCACACCCACATGGATCATTTCATGGGGCTTGACAGATTAATACGTCTCACCCTAGGCAGGAACAGGAAACTCAGGATCTTCGGTCCTTCACCCATATTGGAACAGACGGCTCAAAGGCTTGGTTCTTATACCTGGAACCTGGTCCAAGATTACAAGGAACGTCTTGTGCTGGAAATCACACAGCTAAGAGGCAATTTTCTGGAAAAGGCTTCTCTGGACTGCCGGGAGAAGTTTCGTGACAGAGGCCTGAGGGAGGTAGAGCTTTTCCAGGGTGTTCTGTGGGAGGAACCAGGCTTGAGAGTAAGGGCTGTTCTCCTGGATCATAAGGTGCCCTCCATGGCCTTCAGCCTGGAAGAGCCTCTCCACGTGGAAGTGCTCAGGGGAAGGTTGGAAGAAAATGGCCTCAAACCAGGAGCCTGGTTGAGGACCCTCAGAGAGAAAATCATGGAAGGGGTTTGCCCTGAAACATTGTTGGAGGTAAGCCCCAGGGAAAAAGGCCCATTACCTCTGTCCTGGCTCCAACAAAACCTTGTCCGCTGCTCCAAGGGACAAAAAATAGGCTACGTGGTGGACGCGGCTCCCACCCAGGAAAACCTGGGAAAAATAGCAAGACTGATCCAGGGGGCGGATTTGTTGTTTGTGGAAGCTCCTTTCCTTGACAGGGAGCTGACCAGGGCAACACAAAGGGCACATTTGACAGCCCGCAAGGCAGGCGAAGTGGCTGCCTTGGCAGGAGTGGGCAAGGTAATACCCTTTCACTTCTCTCCCAAGTACGGTCCTGATCCCTCACCCCTTATCAAGGAGGTACAGCAAGGTTTTGAGGCCATGATGGAGAAACTTTCTGGTTGA
- a CDS encoding PAC2 family protein yields MDHSKAKASCQGSSDPGRMLGQKIHEFKPCQGEIPGSHLWLGLVLSFGERGGYNNFMCDGLVMLYEPSLRSPALVAGFGGWPNAGEVSSWVITFLIQNLGGARFAEIRPESFFDLIQQRPIVTIEGGKVRSVQFPCGTFYAAGPVAGSSRDLVLFLGQEPHLLWPRFSELFLEVVKRLGITEVLTVGGLYDNIPHTVEPRVSGITNDDQRLERFSELRIRPAHYEGPMSIHTHLLVQAASMGLPATSIWGHVPYYIQSNNAKTSLAILERLQSLLGIRLDLREVRRASQILDEEVERIVQDKPELRQYIQSLEKEYFADENLPPSFQRPIRRAPAAGDKVIHIDPFLRKG; encoded by the coding sequence ATGGATCATTCCAAAGCCAAGGCCTCCTGCCAGGGGAGCTCTGATCCCGGCCGAATGCTAGGACAAAAAATACATGAATTCAAGCCCTGTCAAGGAGAAATCCCTGGGAGCCATCTGTGGCTGGGTTTGGTGTTGAGCTTTGGTGAGAGAGGCGGCTATAATAATTTTATGTGCGATGGTCTGGTGATGCTTTATGAGCCGAGCCTTAGAAGCCCGGCTCTTGTAGCAGGCTTCGGGGGGTGGCCCAATGCTGGGGAGGTTTCCAGCTGGGTCATCACTTTCCTCATTCAGAATCTGGGCGGGGCCAGATTCGCAGAAATCCGCCCAGAGTCTTTCTTCGACCTCATACAACAAAGGCCCATAGTCACAATAGAGGGAGGCAAGGTACGTTCGGTACAGTTTCCCTGCGGCACTTTTTACGCTGCAGGCCCGGTGGCGGGTTCCTCCAGGGATTTGGTCCTCTTTTTGGGCCAGGAACCTCACCTGTTGTGGCCTCGTTTCTCGGAGCTGTTCCTGGAAGTAGTAAAAAGATTAGGCATCACAGAGGTGCTCACCGTTGGGGGGCTTTATGACAATATCCCACATACCGTGGAGCCCAGGGTCAGCGGCATAACCAACGACGACCAGAGGCTGGAGCGTTTTTCCGAATTGCGCATAAGACCAGCCCATTACGAGGGCCCCATGAGCATACACACTCACCTGCTTGTGCAGGCTGCAAGCATGGGGCTTCCGGCAACCAGTATCTGGGGGCATGTGCCTTACTACATCCAATCCAACAACGCCAAGACTTCATTGGCTATTCTGGAACGCCTCCAGAGCCTTCTGGGGATCAGACTTGACCTCAGGGAGGTTCGCCGCGCTTCCCAGATACTGGACGAGGAGGTGGAACGTATAGTGCAGGACAAACCAGAACTGCGCCAGTATATCCAAAGCCTGGAAAAAGAGTATTTTGCAGATGAAAATCTACCTCCCTCCTTCCAAAGACCCATCCGAAGGGCTCCTGCAGCAGGTGACAAGGTGATTCACATTGATCCTTTTCTGCGCAAAGGCTAA
- a CDS encoding GspE/PulE family protein, whose protein sequence is MDSQEAESPMGLEELRRKLFLQERLQEITTLIHSARDLNEIFLEVRDKILEFFEADRITIYGVDARANQIFSKYKQGTEVKEIRLPIDGQSLAGFVAMSKKPVNISDAYDEAELSRKVPVLHFDKSWDQKTGFRTKQVLAVPIVFKKGGKRVFAGVVQLMNKRSQEAFTEQDQKNLETVAEALGIAFTNQKRMLPRISTRYDQLLERGLLKEEELDQAIGKAKAQKLDPELILMTEHEITREDLLRSLGAFYGCGYLLFEENIPLDSALMQGIRPDYLMHRMWVPVCKVGEKVLVLVDDPKDLAKLDEIRTHKQLRNCEIRVALKQDILKFIQAHLRNLGLVSQQAPVSSSTTHSSSTEEILSSLKGEGLQLELEENGLTAEVSEADSSVVRLANQIIREAFGMGASDIHIEPYGRQDTVVRLRVDGLCMNYLTVPANYARALVARYKIMASLDIAERRRPQDGKIKFHLPDREIELRVATLPTAGGNEDLVMRILAAGKPIPLEELGLSPRNYKVFLEMITKPYGMVLVVGPTGSGKSTTLHSALGHINTPERKIWTAEDPVEITQKGLRQVQVHPKIGLTFAAAMRSFLRADPDVIMVGEMRDRETAEIAIEASLTGHLVLSTLHTNSAPETITRLLEMGMDPFNFADSLLGVLAQRLVRTICQDCKIPYHPSEKDFQEMLEAYGASRFQELGVHYGPDLRLFNAKGCEKCHHTGYRGRMAIHELLVATDSIKEAVQRRAPVEEIRRMAMQEGMSTLLQDGIAKVLQGFTDLRQVKSVCMR, encoded by the coding sequence ATGGATTCCCAAGAAGCAGAAAGCCCAATGGGACTCGAAGAACTGAGAAGAAAGCTTTTTTTGCAGGAGCGCCTCCAGGAAATCACCACCCTAATCCACAGTGCCCGTGACCTGAATGAAATCTTTCTGGAGGTAAGGGACAAGATCCTGGAGTTCTTCGAAGCCGACAGGATAACCATCTACGGCGTGGATGCCAGGGCTAACCAAATATTCTCCAAGTACAAGCAAGGCACAGAAGTTAAAGAGATAAGGCTTCCCATAGATGGCCAGAGCCTGGCTGGTTTTGTGGCCATGAGCAAGAAACCCGTTAACATCTCGGATGCATATGACGAGGCCGAGCTCTCCAGAAAGGTGCCGGTGCTTCACTTTGACAAGAGTTGGGATCAAAAGACAGGCTTTAGAACCAAGCAAGTGCTGGCCGTACCCATTGTGTTCAAGAAAGGGGGCAAGAGGGTATTTGCCGGCGTGGTTCAGCTCATGAACAAACGATCCCAAGAGGCCTTCACAGAGCAGGATCAGAAGAACCTGGAAACAGTGGCAGAGGCTCTGGGCATAGCCTTCACCAACCAGAAGCGCATGCTGCCACGTATCTCAACCAGATACGACCAGCTTCTAGAACGCGGGCTCTTGAAAGAGGAGGAGCTGGACCAAGCCATAGGAAAAGCCAAGGCCCAAAAACTGGACCCAGAACTCATATTGATGACCGAACACGAGATAACCAGGGAAGATCTGCTCCGGAGTCTGGGGGCTTTCTACGGGTGCGGCTACTTGCTTTTCGAGGAAAACATACCGCTAGATTCCGCATTGATGCAAGGAATCAGGCCTGATTATCTGATGCATCGGATGTGGGTCCCTGTGTGCAAGGTAGGGGAAAAGGTGTTGGTATTGGTGGACGATCCCAAGGATCTGGCCAAGCTGGACGAGATCCGCACCCACAAACAGTTGCGAAACTGTGAAATACGAGTGGCCTTGAAACAGGATATTCTGAAATTCATCCAGGCCCATCTCAGGAACCTGGGATTGGTTTCTCAACAAGCCCCGGTCTCGAGCAGCACAACCCACAGCTCTTCTACGGAGGAGATCTTAAGCAGCCTCAAAGGGGAAGGACTCCAGCTGGAGCTTGAAGAAAACGGGCTTACTGCAGAGGTCAGCGAGGCAGACTCCAGCGTGGTTCGTCTGGCCAACCAAATCATAAGGGAAGCCTTTGGAATGGGAGCCTCGGACATACACATAGAGCCCTACGGCAGACAGGACACGGTTGTGAGACTTCGAGTAGACGGTCTTTGCATGAACTATCTGACGGTCCCTGCCAACTATGCCAGGGCCTTGGTAGCCCGCTACAAGATAATGGCCTCCTTGGACATAGCCGAGCGACGCAGGCCCCAGGATGGAAAGATAAAGTTTCACCTGCCGGACAGGGAAATCGAACTCAGGGTGGCCACATTGCCAACTGCTGGAGGAAATGAAGATCTGGTCATGCGGATTCTGGCTGCCGGTAAACCCATCCCACTGGAAGAGCTGGGCTTAAGCCCCAGAAATTACAAGGTATTCTTGGAGATGATAACAAAGCCATATGGAATGGTACTGGTGGTGGGCCCCACGGGAAGCGGCAAGAGCACGACCCTTCATTCAGCCCTGGGGCACATCAATACGCCAGAGAGAAAGATTTGGACTGCTGAGGACCCTGTGGAGATAACTCAAAAAGGGCTCAGGCAGGTACAGGTCCACCCCAAGATCGGGCTCACCTTCGCAGCAGCCATGCGCTCCTTCCTCAGGGCAGATCCGGATGTGATCATGGTGGGGGAGATGCGCGACAGGGAAACGGCCGAGATCGCCATAGAGGCCTCCCTCACAGGCCATCTGGTTCTGAGCACGCTGCACACAAACAGTGCTCCGGAGACCATCACCCGTCTGCTGGAGATGGGCATGGATCCTTTCAACTTTGCCGATTCCCTATTGGGTGTTTTGGCCCAGAGGCTAGTAAGGACCATATGTCAGGATTGCAAGATCCCGTACCATCCTTCTGAAAAAGATTTCCAAGAGATGCTGGAGGCTTATGGGGCTTCCAGGTTCCAGGAGCTAGGGGTTCACTATGGACCGGATCTGCGCTTGTTCAATGCAAAGGGCTGTGAGAAATGCCATCACACAGGTTACAGGGGTCGCATGGCCATCCATGAGCTGCTGGTGGCCACAGACAGTATCAAGGAGGCTGTCCAGAGAAGGGCGCCGGTGGAGGAAATACGGCGCATGGCCATGCAAGAGGGGATGAGCACCCTTCTCCAGGATGGAATCGCCAAGGTCTTACAAGGATTTACCGATCTTCGACAGGTCAAGTCAGTTTGTATGAGGTGA